The region CGGAATTTTCTGTGCCGCGGCAGCACGAAGATTTCAACTGGCTCCATGACACAATGGTGGAGACTGAGGACTACGCGGGCCTTATTGTAAATCCAACACCCATGTTCATGTTGTCTAGATTTAAACTCATACACACCCACACTATACAACTGTCAGACAACATGCAAACCACACAGTTTCTCTACTGAACATCAGACTGCATTGTAGACCGTTGGAATAGCCACAAAGCACCTTCAAATGTTGGAGCTGAATTTGAGCCTGTCTCATGTTGAATTGAGTTGGCCAGTAGCAAGTTAACAAGACTAGTGCTTTCCTTCCCCTTCACTTCGTAATGTTCCACAGATCCCTCCTGCCCCACCAAAGCCTGACTTTGAGGGTCCCAGGGAGAAGATGCATAAGCTGGGAGAGGGAGAATCCAGCATGACAAAGGAGGAATATGCCAAAATGAAGCAGGAACTTGAGGCGTGAGTttaattctttattatatttttgtgttttgtcaCATCATTCTTATGAGTGTTTGGTATtgtgttttttgctttaaatgcacttaaagagatagaattttcatttttgggtaaactgtcatcattaactaaccctcgtgccatcccagatgtggatgactttcttttttctggagaaaacaaacaaagagtttttaaaacagtggtcttaagaagcaatatgataggtatatgggtgtgaaacagatcaatattaaaaaaatttaattttatatttatatattatatttgtatattttaaatatatatatatatatatatatatatatatttttttttaactttaattcTACTTTGACACAACCTTCCTATGCATGTTTTCGAgagttttcttcagttttttttggcgATTCTTCTTACataggaggagaatttatagtaaaaaaaggacttaaatattaatctgtttctcacctacacttataTTATTGCTCCTGAggacatggatttatacagtggagttgtatgattgaatttgatgctgcctttatgtgctttttggagcttcagagttctgtccaccattcacttgcattgaatggaccaaaagatctgagatattcttttaaaaatcttcatttgtgttcagcagataaaataaagttatacacatgAGATGGCATGAATTTGAGTACATGATTAGATCATTTTAATTTGGACTGAATTATCCTTTTAAACTGCAGTCACACTAGAATTTgtgttccattcacttccattcatatGCATGAAAACTTTCATTCGTCACTTTATGGAGGATCTGTCATAGATTTATCTCTTAGCTCAATAGAATATACATTTGGAAGATGCATAGTTTTCagatgtgtattttttttgtagaaaatgtaagttattttgttttgattagtaagatttttttttattataaagtaaTATTATTAAAAGTAATTTCATATGCTCAAACCCTTGCGTGACTGCAgctttaattattgtattttttttatttgtgcatttaaatCAATTTATCCTCACAGGGAATATCTGGCTGTTTTTAAGAAGACCGTGCAGGTTCATGAAGTTTTTCTACAGCGTCTCTCCTCGCACCCCGTCTTCAGCAAGGACAGAAACTTACAGATATTCCTGGAATTTGACCAGGATGTGAGTGTTCCTCTAACTAGGCCAGTCCTCTCCCCACACCAGGAAACAGAATGACAGTGAGACAGACTGTTGGCTGTGCATATTTCCTGCAAAGCTGCAATGTTGGCAgtttacaaacaaatagagagaTGGTGGAGGCGGGGATAGAACTATAAGGGCCACTTCCTGCTTAGTTCAACATAAAAACAGTCTCTTACTGGACTTCCGTTTTTTGCTGATTCATATATCAGGTGCTACCATAAACCTTAAGTCTTGTATGGCACTGATAAATGTCAGTTATTGCAAGAAAGATAACGCAGAAAACTGACCTTATTGTATGTCAGCCAATCATGATAAAGAGTGTGGTTCTGTATTCTGATTGGTTCAAAGCATGCTTGACTATCCACTGTTCTCATTGTTTGTATAGCTCAGCGTGAGGAGGAAAAATGCCAAGGAAATGTTTGGTGGATTTTTTAAGATCATGGTAAAGAGTGCTGATGAGGTCCTCATGTCAGGGGTCAAGGTCAGTGTATAAATGAACTCTCCATGGGTGTTTGTCAACTCAAAAAAGGCAGCAGTGTTCTTTCTCAGTATATGGCTGATTGATAATTACAATGATTTAATTTAATCTCTTTGTTTTGCAGGAGGTTGATGAGTTTTTTGAACAGGAGAAGACTTTTCTATTGGATTATTCGAACAAAATCAAAGATGCCACTGCTAAGGCTGAGAAAATGACCAGTTCACACAAAAGTGAGACCATTTCATTCACATGAATTCGGCAGCTTACATTTTGACTCTAATTGATCAATTCTAACTAAGAGATATTCATATGAATTAGTTAACGCTTACTTTTCCGTTATTGTCTTCTCTAAGATGTTGCTGATGATTATAATCATATTTCTGCTGCTCTGAGCAGCACTGCTGCAGACAACAACACTGCCTTGAAAAAGTGAGAAATTTATTATGCATTAAAGAAAGAAATCGAACTGTTTGATACGTTGTGCAACATTTTCTTGGTAGTAGCGAACAGTTCTATACCGTTATATCTGAAATATAGCGTATATTTAGtctttaaatgtgcatttttaataTAGGCTCAAGGTTCAACAATAAGTATTTTTTCCTGCTAGACCATATTTAAATTGTTTACATGCCCTGCTGACATTTTCAATGCCTTGCCTACATTTAATTTTTAGAAAATACATAAGTAAACCCACCTAttaggggacctgggtagctcagcgagtattgacgctgactaccacccctggagttgcgagctcaaatccagagtgtgctgagtgactccagccaggtctcctaggcaaccaaattgtcccagttgctagggagggtagagtcacttggggtaaccttctcctggtcgcgattaggggttctcgctctcaatggggcacgtggtaagttgtgcgtggatcgcggagagtagcatgatcctccacatgttgagtctccacagtgtcatgcacagcaagccacgtgatgagatgtgcggattgattgTCTccgaagcagaggcaactgagacttgttctccgccacccggattgaggtgagtaacagcgtcaccacaaggacctagtaactagtgggaattgggcattccaaaatttgGAGGAACagggataaaataataatattattttcagaGGCACATATTAAATTCAGAGGTGCAAGTTATGGCAAACATTTTTCTACAAATAATGTATTAGATttttaatgtataataatatctgTAATTATAAAACTTTAATGTAGCTCCATGAAATCCTTAATGTTGAATCCTAtctctgaaaagaaaaaaaaatgttgagaGGAAATATAAGCCATCATTGTTAGATTTCTAATGTTTGTACTTTTTGTTCTCCTTCTAGGCACTTAGAAACATTTGCTGACATGTTTGACAAGCTTAGAGTGAGTATCTCTATAGGAGTTCTTACTAATCACGCTGTGGCCACCTTAAGATCATGCTATGAAAGTTATAATTGTGTAGCACTTTATGTTTGACTGTGTGTTTTGCAGAAAGTAGAGGATAGGGTGGCGTCTGATCAAGAGCTCAAGCTGACAGAACTTTTGAGATATTACACAAGGGACATTCAAGCTGCCAAGGTTTGGTTTAATTCTTTAATACATTGGTTTgaagtttgtttttttactgtttaaCATACATCAGAGTTACTGCATAAATACTCATGTAAATGGACACAAAACTATTTCTACaagtttgatgtaatttagttatcATTCAAACCAGCataacatttgtaatactgtcatatTGGTTCAAGTGAgtagtttttaattaattagctGGCAGCTCCATTATAAAGGGTTAAAACGCCAAAATTTTAACAGTTGTGTAATATTGGTTATTGGTCTTagcccagaaattccatattggtgcatccctaatatatacatttttaagaacatCCATTAAGAAATTAAATTGGGTAAATctgtatttcatgttgacttcaatgcTCAAAAGTAGAATTTTAGCCCTAGTTAGAAAACATTTTGGGACTTGCTTTTCAGGAAACTGTTCTAGCTAGTTCAAACAGAAAAAGGTGTTTAATTCAGTCTTTGCAGATGCAAAACCCAGATACCAACCAAGTGTTTTATGATCTATTTTTATATACTTATTCTAAGAATGAGTTAATTGTAAACCAACAACACTTAAATAGctgtgttattttgattatagcTTGAGCAATAACACATTCAATTTCCTTCAGGACCTTTTATACAGACGTGCTCGGTCACTTGCCGATTACGAGAATTCCAATAAAGCTCTTGACAAGGCTCGTCTGAAGGGTAAGGACATCGCACAGGCTGAAGAGCACCAGAGGCAGTGCATGCAGAAGTTTGACAAGCTTTCTGAGTCTGGCAAGAAAGGTATGTCTTATGGtcattttaaatgatccaaatggTCTGAGTTAACAGTGTATGAAGAGTTATAAGGTGGTGTGGTTATCTGGACCGGTAACCAAAATGTGGTAGGTTCACCATTCTGCGAGACACTTGAAATTGGTAACTTGTGATGAATGATTGTAAGTGGTTACATACTAATGTAGATTTGCTGTGTCTGTAGAGCTCACCTGCTTCAAGGCGAGGCGTGTAGTGGCCTTTCGTAAAAACTTGGTCGAGATGACCGAGTTGGAGATAAAACATGCCAAGGTGAGAATGacgatactttttttttttctagttttgctTGACTCTAAAATATTTGATAGGCTAAAATTGCTCTTTGTTAGTGCCAtctctttaaaattgtattttaaattgaTGTGGACAACTTTTCCATGACAACTGGAAATTGATTGATTAAAAGGAGTTGGAACCCTGATTTTTGGTTTGGCACAATATATTGACTTTCTCccatttgttttctctctctttgacCCTCATCACAGAACAGTGTGTCCCTTCTGCAGGGCAGCATTGAGATGCTGAAAAGAAACTGACCTACACGTTGGCGTCACTGGACAATGCTGAGCACTTCAAATTGTTACTGACCTATTAGAGGGGAACCTCAGTAACCACTCTAAAAACGTGAAATAGTGCCACCACCAGCACAACGTCACTACCATGTTTACACTTTTCTGTATTGTGCTTCTCCCCTCTTTACAGCCCGTATCTTGCAACGTCAAACTGACGGCAGTGACTCCTTCCATGAACAACACttaaaacctctcccatttattTGTCTCCATTTGGAGTTATCAATAACACAAATACCTGTGTTATCACCCCACTCTTTTTGAAGTATTTTGTTTTGCTTGCATTACCTGAGATGTTTTCTTCTGATTACGCAGACATTAATAACagatgaattaaaaatgtattgctttagTGAATGTGCTATGATTACA is a window of Xyrauchen texanus isolate HMW12.3.18 chromosome 24, RBS_HiC_50CHRs, whole genome shotgun sequence DNA encoding:
- the LOC127618288 gene encoding sorting nexin-5-like produces the protein MTSISENSDMEKVRSVSVDLNNDASLLIDIPDALCERDKVKFTVHTKTTLSSFQKPEFSVPRQHEDFNWLHDTMVETEDYAGLIIPPAPPKPDFEGPREKMHKLGEGESSMTKEEYAKMKQELEAEYLAVFKKTVQVHEVFLQRLSSHPVFSKDRNLQIFLEFDQDLSVRRKNAKEMFGGFFKIMVKSADEVLMSGVKEVDEFFEQEKTFLLDYSNKIKDATAKAEKMTSSHKNVADDYNHISAALSSTAADNNTALKKHLETFADMFDKLRKVEDRVASDQELKLTELLRYYTRDIQAAKDLLYRRARSLADYENSNKALDKARLKGKDIAQAEEHQRQCMQKFDKLSESGKKELTCFKARRVVAFRKNLVEMTELEIKHAKNSVSLLQGSIEMLKRN